One window of Agromyces rhizosphaerae genomic DNA carries:
- a CDS encoding ATP-binding protein: MSEFVPTVPPPPTSSPETFHFDAWRFDARGGRLVGTDGEVSLRPKTAGVLRELLVRAGEVVTKHDLIDAVWGPGGSGDDALAVCVNELRRALGDDRRHPRFIATAHRRGYRFVATLVDPQGARGVPAQLLVGRAGELDTLRGWRNGDGGSRRNVGIVMGELGIGKSALVRAFVDEVRTAGGAWVGEGQCLERTGVGDPYHPFLEALGGVCAGPRGARAREVLASHAPSWLAQLTGAAGETRAAELRSGTAGPSRGRMLREFVAALAELGAESPVLLVCEDLHAGDRASLDLLSALAQRGAPTGVLVLGTARTDEAGTSARGVDLPERIGGLRDTGYLALGPLDAMSARRLLADRGEAQQLDDDEIAALMRRTGGNPLYLGLLADSPAAVTVGGPAAEPAIPEGLRRVVERRIGALAAADRRLLETASVSGVEFSAAAIATVDAPESEPEIDERLARLARGHGLLRELEPAGWPDGTVTARYGFTHSLHRDVLYERLGGARRVLAHRRVGERLAAAFATRPGPAAAAIARHFDRGRDAANAAAWFAHAADTALGRQVPVVALEHSDRALELLDTVRGAADGESTYVDPRTVALEARLRVTRVAAAILAEGVASDRAAEEAAALEVVSARIEDSSALGRIGYVLWSVAFMRGDVRAATRPLERLVAAAAHGDDDGLRLQTANAEAVTTLALGDPVGAREHLERARAVDSPEVRRRLAGAYQDSGVLLRSFAALDEWLLGSTDAARGNAEDALRLARAGSRPDGLAQALSALALVHQLLGDTATVRALAEELRALAEANEFARWRSAARVMIGWTMIEDAPADAAEAIRSGLAEPESVGDGIWAPYHLALLVEAETAAGRIDAAAEVADRAIGLAEASGEVWYLAELTRMRAGLAFAAARESANGRRGRLEREADDLLERSLEIARDQGAHVLELRTLATIAARDLERRGPGRWLRERSGA; encoded by the coding sequence GTGAGCGAGTTCGTACCGACCGTTCCACCGCCTCCGACTTCCTCACCCGAGACCTTCCACTTCGACGCCTGGCGCTTCGACGCTCGCGGGGGGCGGCTCGTGGGCACCGACGGCGAGGTGTCGCTGCGCCCCAAGACGGCCGGCGTGCTGCGCGAACTGCTCGTGCGCGCGGGCGAGGTCGTGACCAAGCACGACCTGATCGACGCCGTGTGGGGGCCGGGCGGCTCCGGCGACGACGCGCTGGCCGTCTGCGTGAACGAGCTGCGGCGGGCGCTCGGCGACGACCGGAGGCATCCGCGCTTCATCGCCACCGCGCACCGGCGCGGCTACCGGTTCGTCGCGACGCTCGTCGACCCGCAGGGTGCGCGCGGCGTTCCTGCCCAGCTGCTCGTGGGGCGAGCGGGCGAGCTCGACACGCTTCGCGGGTGGCGCAACGGCGACGGGGGCTCCCGGCGCAATGTCGGCATCGTGATGGGCGAGCTCGGCATCGGGAAGTCCGCCCTCGTGCGCGCGTTCGTCGACGAGGTCCGCACGGCGGGCGGCGCCTGGGTGGGCGAGGGGCAGTGCCTCGAGCGCACGGGCGTCGGCGACCCGTACCATCCGTTCCTCGAGGCGCTCGGCGGGGTGTGCGCCGGGCCACGCGGTGCACGGGCGAGGGAGGTGCTCGCCTCGCATGCGCCGTCCTGGCTCGCGCAGCTGACGGGTGCCGCAGGCGAGACCCGGGCTGCCGAGCTCCGTTCGGGAACGGCGGGGCCGAGCCGGGGGCGGATGCTGCGCGAGTTCGTTGCCGCACTGGCCGAACTCGGCGCCGAGTCGCCCGTGCTGCTCGTGTGCGAAGACCTGCACGCGGGCGATCGTGCGAGCCTCGACCTCCTCTCGGCGCTCGCGCAGCGCGGGGCGCCGACGGGCGTGCTCGTGCTCGGCACCGCGCGCACCGACGAGGCGGGCACGAGCGCCCGCGGCGTGGACCTCCCCGAGCGCATCGGCGGGCTGCGCGACACGGGGTACCTGGCGCTCGGACCGCTCGACGCAATGAGCGCTCGCAGACTGCTCGCCGACCGTGGCGAGGCGCAGCAGCTCGACGACGACGAGATCGCCGCGCTCATGCGCCGAACCGGGGGCAACCCGCTCTACCTGGGCCTGCTCGCCGACAGCCCGGCCGCCGTTACAGTCGGCGGGCCCGCGGCGGAGCCCGCGATCCCCGAGGGGCTTCGCCGGGTCGTCGAACGGCGCATCGGCGCGCTCGCCGCGGCGGACCGCCGGCTGCTCGAGACGGCGTCCGTCTCCGGGGTCGAGTTCAGCGCGGCGGCGATCGCGACGGTCGACGCGCCCGAGTCCGAGCCAGAGATCGATGAACGACTCGCGCGACTCGCGCGCGGCCACGGTCTGCTGCGCGAGCTGGAGCCGGCCGGCTGGCCCGACGGCACGGTCACCGCGCGCTACGGATTCACGCACTCCCTCCACCGCGACGTGCTGTACGAACGGCTCGGCGGCGCACGACGAGTGCTCGCCCACCGCCGCGTGGGCGAGCGGCTCGCCGCCGCATTCGCGACCCGGCCGGGGCCGGCGGCCGCGGCGATCGCCCGGCACTTCGATCGGGGTCGCGACGCCGCGAACGCGGCGGCCTGGTTCGCCCACGCGGCCGACACGGCGCTCGGCCGGCAGGTTCCGGTCGTCGCACTGGAGCACTCCGACCGTGCGCTCGAACTCCTCGACACCGTGCGCGGGGCCGCGGATGGCGAGTCGACGTACGTCGACCCGCGCACGGTCGCGCTGGAGGCGCGACTGCGCGTGACCCGCGTGGCCGCGGCGATCCTCGCCGAAGGCGTGGCGTCCGATCGTGCCGCCGAGGAGGCTGCGGCGCTGGAGGTCGTCTCCGCCCGCATCGAGGACTCGAGCGCGCTCGGGCGCATCGGGTACGTGCTCTGGAGCGTGGCGTTCATGCGCGGCGACGTGCGCGCGGCGACGCGGCCGCTCGAACGGCTGGTCGCCGCGGCCGCGCACGGCGACGACGACGGGCTCCGCCTCCAGACGGCGAACGCGGAGGCCGTCACGACCCTCGCGCTCGGGGACCCGGTGGGCGCCCGCGAGCACCTCGAGCGGGCGCGGGCGGTCGACTCGCCCGAGGTGCGACGACGGCTCGCCGGTGCCTACCAGGACTCGGGAGTGCTGCTGCGCTCGTTCGCCGCGCTCGACGAGTGGCTGCTCGGCAGCACGGACGCGGCACGGGGCAACGCGGAGGACGCGCTGCGGCTGGCGCGGGCCGGGTCCCGGCCCGACGGCCTCGCTCAGGCGCTCAGCGCGCTCGCTTTGGTGCATCAACTGCTGGGCGACACCGCCACCGTGCGAGCGCTCGCGGAGGAGCTGCGCGCGCTCGCCGAGGCGAACGAGTTCGCGAGATGGCGCTCGGCCGCCCGGGTCATGATCGGCTGGACCATGATCGAGGACGCGCCGGCGGATGCCGCCGAGGCGATCCGTTCAGGCCTCGCCGAGCCCGAGTCGGTGGGTGACGGCATCTGGGCGCCGTACCACCTGGCGCTGCTCGTCGAGGCCGAGACCGCCGCCGGGCGCATCGACGCGGCCGCGGAGGTCGCAGACCGGGCGATCGGGCTGGCCGAGGCATCCGGTGAGGTCTGGTACCTGGCCGAGCTCACGCGCATGCGGGCGGGACTCGCGTTCGCTGCCGCACGCGAGTCGGCCAACGGTCGGCGCGGCCGGCTCGAGCGCGAGGCCGACGACCTGCTCGAGCGGTCGCTCGAGATCGCGCGCGACCAGGGCGCGCACGTGCTCGAGCTGCGGACGCTCGCGACGATCGCCGCGCGCGACCTCGAGCGGCGCGGGCCGGGGCGCTGGCTGCGGGAGCGGTCGGGGGCGTGA
- the rhuM gene encoding RhuM family protein has product MTTAIEIFRSTDGVVTIELRTDGERMWVSQAQIQQLFGIDQSGVSRHIRNVFRDSEVDSESNMQKVHIAGSDKPVTLYGLDVVLSVGYRVNSSRAIEFRRWATDVLKRYLLEGVATNDARLRELGTLVEVLSRSSDRLVAGVAEVVARYLPSLRTLRDYDEGAIAPAPGDAPTWVLGYEEARAVIDEVGAEFPDDTLFGGERGDALRGVVETIYQGFGGVELYPTVQEKAANLLYLIVKDHPLTDGNKRSAAALFVHFLARNGQLDERGVPRISNNALAAITLMVAMSDPKEKELMVALLVSMLAGEVA; this is encoded by the coding sequence ATGACGACCGCTATCGAGATCTTCAGGTCCACCGACGGCGTGGTGACGATCGAGTTGCGCACGGATGGGGAGCGGATGTGGGTGTCGCAAGCCCAGATCCAGCAGCTCTTCGGCATTGATCAGTCGGGCGTGTCCCGGCACATCCGGAACGTCTTCCGCGACTCCGAGGTGGACTCCGAGAGCAATATGCAGAAAGTGCATATTGCCGGATCGGACAAGCCGGTGACGTTGTACGGGCTCGATGTAGTGCTGTCGGTCGGGTACCGAGTCAACTCCTCCCGCGCAATCGAGTTTCGTCGTTGGGCGACGGATGTACTCAAGCGGTACCTGCTCGAAGGGGTTGCCACGAATGATGCTCGGCTCCGAGAGCTGGGAACTCTGGTCGAAGTGCTCTCCCGCTCGTCTGATCGCCTTGTCGCCGGAGTCGCTGAGGTCGTTGCCAGGTACCTGCCCAGCCTTCGCACGTTGCGCGACTACGACGAGGGCGCGATTGCGCCTGCGCCCGGCGACGCACCGACGTGGGTCCTTGGCTACGAGGAGGCGCGCGCCGTCATCGATGAGGTCGGCGCCGAGTTCCCCGACGACACGCTGTTCGGTGGTGAGCGTGGCGACGCGCTCCGAGGGGTCGTCGAGACGATCTACCAGGGGTTCGGCGGGGTCGAGCTCTACCCGACGGTGCAGGAGAAGGCCGCCAACCTGCTCTACCTCATCGTCAAGGACCACCCGCTCACCGACGGGAACAAGCGCAGCGCTGCGGCGCTCTTCGTGCACTTCCTCGCGCGAAACGGCCAGCTCGACGAGCGCGGCGTGCCGCGCATCTCCAACAACGCGCTCGCGGCGATCACCCTGATGGTCGCGATGAGCGACCCGAAGGAGAAGGAGCTGATGGTCGCGCTGCTCGTCAGCATGCTCGCGGGCGAGGTCGCATAG
- a CDS encoding nucleotidyltransferase domain-containing protein has protein sequence MKTLPAQLTPFVRSDVTGALLAETLGRPEEEFSLAELGRRIGAGGGVVHKEVGRLLESGVLVDRQSGRNRLVRANQGHPLYSLMRELIQATYGPVPVLRDLLGGLDGVERAYIYGSWAARRHGEPGEYPNDVDVLVVGDPPRRELADLAVRAGEQVGLDVNITRVGRDEWDAASPSPFIATVRSRPLVEVLTEASDG, from the coding sequence GTGAAGACTTTGCCCGCCCAGCTGACGCCGTTCGTACGGTCGGACGTCACCGGTGCGCTCCTCGCCGAGACGCTGGGCCGACCCGAAGAGGAGTTCTCGCTCGCCGAGCTCGGGCGCCGCATCGGCGCGGGCGGCGGCGTGGTGCACAAGGAGGTCGGGCGGCTCCTCGAGAGCGGCGTGCTGGTCGACCGGCAGAGCGGCCGCAACCGGCTGGTGCGTGCGAATCAGGGGCATCCGCTCTACTCGCTCATGCGCGAGCTGATCCAGGCGACCTACGGGCCGGTGCCGGTGCTGCGCGACCTGCTCGGCGGGCTCGACGGCGTCGAGCGGGCCTACATCTACGGTTCGTGGGCGGCCCGGCGGCACGGCGAGCCGGGGGAGTACCCGAACGACGTCGACGTGCTGGTCGTCGGCGACCCGCCGCGGCGCGAGCTCGCCGACCTCGCGGTGCGCGCGGGCGAGCAGGTCGGCCTCGACGTGAACATCACGCGGGTGGGCCGAGACGAGTGGGACGCCGCGAGCCCGTCGCCGTTCATCGCGACCGTGCGCTCGCGCCCGCTGGTCGAAGTGCTGACGGAGGCGTCCGATGGCTGA
- a CDS encoding HEPN domain-containing protein: MADRPAVIERMLRSKRLERVDENPAHARDVLAVAQQHVATARALAGTDDVAMAFTAAYDGARKALTAVLAHEGVRVRAMGGAHRNTGLAAAAYLDDAPDAMAEFEWMRQVRNNTEYPSDDQPTATRADVREAIAAADAIVAACAAWLAARG; this comes from the coding sequence ATGGCTGACCGGCCTGCGGTGATCGAGCGGATGCTGCGCAGCAAGCGCCTCGAGCGTGTCGACGAGAACCCGGCCCACGCCCGCGACGTGCTCGCCGTGGCGCAGCAGCACGTGGCGACCGCTCGCGCGCTCGCCGGCACCGACGACGTGGCCATGGCGTTCACGGCGGCCTACGACGGCGCGCGCAAGGCGCTCACCGCGGTGCTCGCGCACGAGGGCGTGCGCGTGCGCGCGATGGGTGGCGCCCACCGCAACACCGGGCTCGCCGCGGCCGCGTACCTCGACGACGCCCCTGACGCGATGGCCGAGTTCGAGTGGATGCGCCAAGTGCGCAACAACACCGAGTACCCGAGCGACGACCAGCCCACCGCGACCCGCGCCGACGTGCGCGAGGCGATCGCCGCCGCCGACGCGATCGTGGCGGCGTGCGCCGCCTGGCTCGCCGCCCGCGGCTGA
- a CDS encoding Fic family protein — protein MSNAAEPPRPEWPALGWEDQVWEPSTAWASDGGLPGRTARYASALPPEIADLTPEPPARAAAAADAATRELGRLDAELGLRIAAFAPVLLRSEAASSSQIEHITASARAIFSAELGAKSGRNALQITANTRAMTAAIALADDLSESSIAKMHEVLMSAQPRHTPGRWRSEAVWIGTRSDSPVGAEFVAPHHSRISALIDDLTAFARRTDIAPLVSVAVAHAQFETIHPFTDGNGRTGRALAQSLLRFRGVTRNVALPVSAGLLADVEGYHRALTRYREGDVSPIVESFADAALRAVANTRTLVAEMESIRESWNDRLTARRSSNAWKLLDVLLRHPVVDAATAAAELGAQTPNVYPPLRALVDAGILKTKSEYRVGPFWRSEELLGAIDRFAERAGRREAPRR, from the coding sequence ATGAGCAACGCAGCGGAGCCGCCGCGACCCGAATGGCCCGCCCTGGGCTGGGAAGACCAGGTGTGGGAGCCGTCGACAGCTTGGGCGAGCGACGGAGGCCTTCCCGGTCGAACAGCTCGATACGCGTCTGCGCTGCCGCCCGAGATCGCGGACCTGACCCCCGAACCGCCCGCACGAGCAGCTGCGGCTGCCGACGCAGCCACCAGGGAACTCGGTCGCCTCGATGCAGAGCTCGGGCTTCGCATCGCGGCGTTCGCACCGGTGCTGCTCCGATCCGAAGCAGCCTCGTCATCGCAGATCGAGCACATCACTGCATCTGCTCGCGCGATCTTCTCCGCGGAGCTCGGCGCGAAGAGCGGGCGCAACGCCCTGCAGATCACCGCGAACACGCGCGCGATGACCGCTGCGATCGCGCTCGCCGACGACCTCTCGGAGAGCTCGATCGCGAAGATGCACGAAGTGCTCATGTCCGCACAGCCACGACATACGCCCGGGCGCTGGCGGAGTGAGGCCGTGTGGATCGGGACGCGCAGCGACAGCCCGGTCGGCGCCGAGTTCGTCGCGCCGCATCACTCCCGCATCTCCGCGCTCATCGACGACCTCACCGCATTCGCGCGCCGAACCGACATCGCGCCACTGGTGTCCGTCGCCGTCGCGCACGCCCAGTTCGAGACGATCCACCCGTTCACCGACGGCAACGGCCGCACCGGCAGGGCGCTGGCCCAGTCGCTCCTGCGATTCCGCGGCGTCACGCGGAACGTCGCACTCCCCGTCTCAGCGGGCCTGCTCGCCGACGTCGAGGGGTACCACCGCGCGCTGACGCGGTATCGCGAGGGCGATGTATCGCCGATCGTCGAGTCCTTCGCGGATGCAGCGCTGCGGGCGGTCGCCAACACGCGAACCCTCGTCGCCGAGATGGAGTCGATTCGCGAGAGCTGGAACGACCGTCTCACCGCGCGACGCTCGAGCAACGCGTGGAAGCTGCTCGACGTGCTCCTGCGCCACCCTGTGGTGGATGCAGCCACCGCCGCCGCCGAGCTCGGCGCGCAGACGCCCAACGTCTACCCGCCGCTTCGTGCCCTCGTCGACGCAGGCATCCTGAAGACGAAGTCGGAGTATCGGGTCGGACCGTTCTGGCGCAGCGAGGAACTACTCGGCGCGATCGACCGCTTCGCCGAGCGCGCGGGTCGCAGGGAGGCGCCGCGCCGCTGA
- the helR gene encoding RNA polymerase recycling motor ATPase HelR produces MTSLSTRTFDLPPTHAHKADPARIAADERHFARIADRIAGQIAELDSRLDAERRAPGGRGQQALDRDLRIHHLSARLRALRRFGADACLGRIVPADGGDPVYVGRFGLTDDDGRRLLLDWRTPAAEPYFAATGANPLGLASRRRYRWAGGRVRDYWDELLDADAPGDALALDDESAFIASLGTERSGRMRDVLGTIQADQDAIIRADSRGALVVDGGPGTGKTVVALHRAAYLLHADPRLGAGRGGVLFVGPSPSYLAYVADVLPSLGEEGVQTCTLRELVAEGADAVGERDADAARLKASARMIDAIEPAVAFYEEPPTHALEVETPWGDLWLAPGDWAEAFASPEPGTPHNEARDQVWETLVEILADRLDDDEVSVDELRRALARNTSLARTFTRAWPLVEASLLVADLWSVPAYLRRCAPWLAPDEVAALQRTDASEWTSADLPLLDAARRRLGDPRASRRRRERETTLAAEREAMSQTIERLIAAGDDILSWLDGDDLRNSLVDDAVLPADDPDRLAGPFAHVIVDEAQELTDAEWRMLIARCPSRSITVVGDRAQARHGFAESWEERLRRVGLPDASVATLRVNYRTPAEVMAEAEPVIRRAIPDANVPTSVRSTGVPVRRVARAELGSVLERWLATHEGVACVIGDASLSVDSVAGGTGRVRSLSPVEAKGLEFDLVALVEPDAFGDGIEGAVDRYVAMTRATQELVVVDD; encoded by the coding sequence GTGACCAGCCTCTCGACCCGCACCTTCGACCTCCCTCCGACCCACGCCCACAAGGCCGACCCCGCACGCATCGCCGCTGACGAGCGGCACTTCGCCCGCATCGCCGACCGCATCGCCGGGCAGATCGCCGAGCTCGACTCCCGCCTCGACGCCGAGCGCCGCGCCCCGGGCGGGCGCGGCCAGCAGGCGCTCGACCGCGACCTGCGCATCCATCACCTGTCGGCCCGGTTGCGCGCGCTGCGCCGGTTCGGCGCCGACGCGTGCCTCGGCCGAATCGTGCCCGCCGACGGCGGCGACCCCGTGTACGTCGGCCGCTTCGGCCTGACCGACGACGACGGCCGCCGCCTCCTGCTCGACTGGCGCACGCCCGCCGCGGAGCCCTACTTCGCGGCTACCGGAGCGAACCCGCTGGGGCTCGCGAGCCGGCGACGATACCGCTGGGCAGGCGGTCGGGTGCGCGACTACTGGGACGAACTGCTCGATGCGGATGCCCCGGGCGACGCGCTCGCCCTCGACGACGAGTCGGCGTTCATCGCGAGCCTCGGCACCGAGCGGTCGGGTCGCATGCGCGACGTGCTGGGCACCATCCAGGCCGACCAGGACGCGATCATCCGAGCCGACTCTCGCGGGGCGCTCGTCGTCGACGGCGGGCCGGGCACCGGCAAGACCGTGGTCGCGCTGCACCGCGCGGCCTACCTGCTGCACGCCGACCCGCGGCTCGGCGCAGGCCGGGGCGGTGTGCTGTTCGTCGGGCCGAGCCCGTCGTACCTCGCGTACGTTGCCGATGTGCTGCCGAGCCTCGGCGAGGAGGGCGTGCAGACCTGCACCCTGCGCGAGCTCGTCGCCGAGGGCGCCGACGCGGTCGGCGAGCGCGATGCGGACGCGGCCAGGCTCAAGGCATCCGCTCGAATGATCGACGCGATCGAACCCGCCGTGGCCTTCTACGAGGAGCCGCCGACGCACGCGCTCGAGGTCGAGACCCCGTGGGGCGACCTGTGGCTGGCCCCGGGCGACTGGGCTGAGGCCTTCGCGTCGCCCGAGCCCGGAACGCCGCACAACGAGGCGCGCGACCAGGTCTGGGAGACGCTCGTGGAGATCCTGGCCGACCGGCTCGACGACGACGAGGTGTCGGTCGACGAGCTGCGTCGCGCGCTGGCCCGCAACACGTCGCTCGCGCGGACGTTCACTCGGGCGTGGCCGCTGGTGGAGGCATCCCTGCTCGTCGCCGACCTCTGGTCGGTGCCCGCCTACCTGCGCCGCTGCGCGCCCTGGCTCGCGCCCGACGAGGTGGCGGCACTGCAGCGAACGGATGCCTCGGAGTGGACGAGCGCCGACCTGCCGCTGCTCGACGCGGCCCGGCGCCGCCTCGGCGATCCGCGGGCGTCACGGCGGCGCCGCGAGCGCGAGACGACGCTCGCCGCCGAGCGCGAGGCGATGTCGCAGACCATCGAGCGCCTGATCGCGGCAGGCGACGACATCCTCAGCTGGCTCGACGGCGACGACCTGCGCAACAGCCTCGTCGACGATGCGGTGCTGCCCGCCGACGACCCCGACCGGCTCGCGGGCCCGTTCGCGCACGTGATCGTCGACGAGGCGCAGGAGCTGACGGATGCCGAGTGGCGCATGCTCATCGCGCGCTGCCCGTCGCGCAGCATCACCGTCGTCGGCGACCGCGCGCAGGCGCGCCACGGCTTCGCCGAGTCGTGGGAGGAGCGCCTGCGGCGGGTGGGGCTCCCGGATGCCTCGGTCGCGACGCTGCGCGTGAACTACCGCACGCCGGCCGAGGTCATGGCGGAGGCCGAGCCCGTGATCCGACGCGCGATCCCGGATGCGAACGTACCGACGTCGGTGCGCTCGACCGGGGTGCCGGTGCGACGCGTGGCGCGCGCCGAACTCGGGTCGGTGCTCGAGCGGTGGCTGGCGACGCACGAGGGGGTCGCGTGCGTGATCGGCGACGCCTCGCTCTCGGTCGACTCGGTCGCGGGCGGCACGGGGCGCGTGCGCTCCCTCTCCCCCGTCGAGGCGAAGGGCCTCGAGTTCGACCTGGTCGCGCTCGTCGAGCCCGACGCGTTCGGCGACGGCATCGAGGGCGCGGTCGACCGCTACGTCGCCATGACCCGCGCGACGCAGGAGCTCGTTGTGGTCGACGACTGA
- a CDS encoding GyrI-like domain-containing protein — protein sequence MADISIGDRAAQPTASIRETVPMPELSEFFARAYPAIMRAVGEQGVQPAGAPFAIYHGMPGATADVEAGIPVAGAFTDTGKVGAGELPAGTVASTMHVGPYETLGTTWDELGRAVAERGLVPSDTMWECYLSDPEEEPDPAAWRTEVCWLLA from the coding sequence ATGGCCGACATCTCGATCGGCGACCGCGCCGCGCAGCCCACGGCGAGCATCCGCGAGACCGTGCCGATGCCCGAGCTCAGCGAGTTCTTCGCGCGTGCCTACCCCGCCATCATGCGGGCGGTGGGCGAGCAGGGCGTTCAGCCGGCCGGAGCCCCGTTCGCGATCTACCACGGCATGCCGGGTGCCACGGCCGACGTCGAGGCTGGGATCCCCGTGGCCGGTGCCTTCACGGACACCGGGAAGGTCGGCGCGGGCGAGTTGCCCGCGGGCACGGTCGCGTCGACGATGCACGTCGGCCCCTACGAGACGCTCGGAACCACGTGGGACGAACTCGGACGCGCCGTCGCCGAGCGAGGACTCGTGCCGAGCGACACCATGTGGGAGTGCTACCTCAGCGACCCGGAGGAGGAGCCCGACCCGGCGGCATGGCGCACCGAGGTGTGCTGGCTCCTCGCCTGA
- a CDS encoding esterase/lipase family protein — protein sequence MPTTTEQQTPRPLILIRGFGGVGIDDDQASPYQGFNDGTVYPGRRGENYIYEGFVLRAMKSAEHPYRDATNVAGFYSGAQDPPPGTYDLSPDDVTGTIVLDPTVERKVLSQGTAGTIWIFRYYDLDPRALANYGKGLERLVTLIRRSAERHGEVFDGVDIVAHSMGGLVTREGLIAMQATSDELRDGQADAAGADAIAPRNLVHRIVTLGTPHRGISFQRTPEWLLRALPKVEEASDELASFDPESTRFREWERIFDARNVLTVVGTNYRSYSVGIASALNRLSSLLNDGSMVYNRSDGLVKQASAQLPGAPRTFVHKCHGGADSLVTSREAYEIAMRFFHGTHRIALFLDDAEITRGHDLVGRSEFYFGVTIKPRFVDFELFHQSVEAENCYGPFRDDRLTDDLGDLQASLMKPLAEFGGATDWAGPNRLIWEGWINAALKPGDAHGLVFRVDFYVGERDTFGIGFSDNVVYRKQYYVQAFPSTHAEAAGAVTEIYLHTGEQHLIGDDALDQAGVRARAADDAHPDVVAAAPVAGAPGDWTFQIDGTGFHGTFRVRIQED from the coding sequence ATGCCGACGACGACCGAGCAGCAGACACCGAGACCGCTGATCCTGATCCGCGGATTCGGCGGCGTGGGCATCGACGACGATCAGGCGAGCCCCTACCAGGGCTTCAACGACGGCACCGTCTACCCCGGCAGGCGGGGTGAGAACTACATCTACGAGGGCTTCGTGCTGCGGGCGATGAAGTCGGCGGAGCATCCGTACCGAGATGCCACGAACGTGGCCGGCTTCTACTCGGGGGCCCAGGATCCCCCGCCGGGCACATACGACCTGTCGCCCGACGACGTGACCGGCACCATCGTGCTCGACCCCACGGTCGAGCGGAAGGTGCTGTCGCAGGGCACGGCGGGCACGATCTGGATCTTCCGCTACTACGACCTCGACCCGCGCGCGCTCGCGAACTACGGCAAGGGACTCGAGCGGCTGGTCACGTTGATCCGGCGCTCCGCCGAGCGGCACGGGGAGGTGTTCGACGGTGTCGACATCGTCGCGCACAGCATGGGCGGACTCGTCACCCGTGAGGGACTGATCGCGATGCAGGCGACGTCCGACGAGCTCAGGGACGGGCAGGCGGATGCGGCCGGGGCCGACGCCATCGCGCCGCGCAACCTGGTGCACCGCATCGTCACGCTCGGCACCCCGCACCGCGGAATCTCGTTCCAGCGCACGCCCGAATGGCTGCTGCGCGCGCTGCCCAAGGTCGAGGAGGCGAGCGACGAGCTCGCCTCGTTCGACCCCGAGTCCACGCGGTTCCGCGAGTGGGAGCGCATCTTCGACGCCCGGAACGTGCTGACCGTGGTGGGCACGAACTACCGCTCGTACAGCGTCGGCATCGCGAGCGCGCTGAACCGGCTGTCGAGCCTGCTGAACGACGGCTCGATGGTGTACAACCGCAGCGACGGACTGGTGAAGCAGGCATCCGCCCAACTGCCCGGGGCACCGCGCACCTTCGTGCACAAGTGCCACGGCGGGGCGGACTCGCTCGTCACCTCGCGCGAAGCGTACGAGATCGCCATGCGGTTCTTCCACGGTACGCACCGGATCGCGCTCTTCCTCGACGACGCGGAGATCACGCGCGGCCACGATCTGGTCGGGCGCAGCGAGTTCTACTTCGGGGTGACCATCAAGCCCAGGTTCGTCGACTTCGAGCTGTTCCACCAGAGCGTCGAGGCCGAGAACTGCTACGGACCGTTCCGCGACGACCGGCTGACCGACGACCTCGGCGACCTGCAGGCGTCGCTGATGAAGCCGCTCGCGGAGTTCGGCGGCGCGACCGACTGGGCGGGGCCGAACCGCCTCATCTGGGAGGGCTGGATCAACGCCGCGCTGAAGCCCGGCGACGCGCACGGACTCGTCTTCCGCGTCGACTTCTACGTCGGCGAGCGCGACACGTTCGGCATCGGCTTCTCCGACAACGTCGTCTACCGCAAGCAGTACTACGTGCAGGCGTTCCCGAGCACGCACGCGGAGGCGGCCGGAGCAGTGACCGAGATCTACCTGCACACCGGCGAGCAGCACCTCATCGGCGACGATGCGCTCGATCAGGCGGGAGTGCGGGCCAGGGCGGCAGACGACGCGCACCCCGACGTCGTGGCGGCCGCGCCCGTCGCAGGCGCTCCAGGCGACTGGACCTTCCAGATCGACGGCACCGGCTTCCACGGCACCTTCCGCGTCCGCATCCAGGAGGACTGA